In Pseudomonas sp. MM213, a genomic segment contains:
- a CDS encoding acyltransferase, whose translation MIGLARRAVSYYVNKTGRGRWLFKRFCNPDGFEWARYLARWGSLHSIGSNVWINVGCNIADPSLVRLGNNIALADCTLFCHDGAVFFSTIYNVKLDSVGPVDIRDNCFVGHAAIIMPCVTVGPGSIVAAGAVVRKDVPPGVVVAGNPARVICTVDELMKKFETRCNDYPWMDLIRERNGAYDPGVEPALTAMRVQYFFGESPK comes from the coding sequence ATGATAGGGCTGGCAAGACGTGCTGTAAGTTATTACGTCAACAAAACGGGGCGGGGACGCTGGCTCTTTAAACGGTTTTGTAATCCTGACGGGTTCGAGTGGGCTCGATATCTGGCGCGCTGGGGATCGCTGCATTCCATCGGCAGCAATGTGTGGATCAATGTCGGGTGCAATATCGCTGACCCTTCGCTGGTGCGCCTCGGCAACAACATCGCTTTAGCGGATTGCACGCTGTTCTGCCACGATGGAGCCGTTTTCTTCTCCACTATCTACAACGTAAAACTCGATTCTGTCGGACCTGTCGACATCCGTGACAACTGCTTTGTCGGGCATGCTGCGATCATCATGCCGTGCGTGACCGTAGGTCCGGGTTCAATTGTCGCCGCAGGTGCTGTTGTCAGGAAAGATGTTCCGCCTGGTGTCGTTGTCGCGGGCAATCCAGCGAGGGTCATTTGTACCGTTGACGAGCTGATGAAAAAATTCGAGACGCGCTGCAACGACTATCCGTGGATGGACCTGATCAGAGAACGCAACGGTGCCTATGATCCAGGCGTGGAGCCGGCGCTGACGGCCATGCGAGTGCAGTACTTTTTTGGCGAGTCACCCAAATGA
- a CDS encoding cellulase family glycosylhydrolase, giving the protein MPSLFRRTPLLLIALLCVAIWPFRSWASDWVASVDERSGLPMLTRGGSPVLASTFTFWGSNWEWLYFASRFKANAPHSYSLEGQNKDLDFDLTAQIQKDGEQKLTWNFALDAHSTKSGVMGGGIVFKFDPALFAEEMGEPVLLPDNSGWAWGNAQGRRIEMRFEPALASVYFEPGDRSEVRAFFYKSTIRPGQQNIKATLSVSGDVTLGPTLTERFGLTDPTRWPNDNIDIKTSPVDLSFLNADEKPAGKRGFVKASGEQLMFADNTPARFWGTNITSYALFQTSDDAIKQQAKRLSALGFNLVRLHHHDSPWVSPNIFGERDLTHDTQQLSAQSLKKIDWWIKCLKDEGIYVWLDMHVERALMPKDNIFAFDELPKNEQNNASLKGYAYVNITIQQAMKRFTEAYMTHVNPFTGLAYKDEPAIAAVLITNENDVTQHFGNALLRDKGVPKHWKLYKNQADVFASQHNLSQGLTWRSWEHGPSKLFLNDLEQRFNVEMIQHLRDLGVKVPIATTSSWGGDGLSSLPALTSGDVIDVHSYGGAGQLEKNPLTSDGIIDWIAAGQVTGKPLTVTEWNNEPFPTPDRHSLPLYVAGTASHQGWDALMQYAYSQQSFDGDWVTADNWHAYNDPAMLATLPAAALLYRRGDVSEANTTYVFAPTPDTLFNKPVSPANSALLRTAMEIGKLQIAMPQTPELAWLQPGIIPSTAKVFHDPDQSLLDANASESTTDTGELKRNWKQGIYTIDTPRTQAVTGWIGGESISLGNIKVQVKTANASVVVQSLDNAPVAQSKDLLISLGTRAIPKEDDKTPFYVEPLEGTLSLQAPPGLTLFTNGTLAQMKKLPATYVDGRYTIKFDDLQASNWLFLRKNATR; this is encoded by the coding sequence ATGCCCAGCTTGTTTCGCCGCACACCTCTGCTGCTCATCGCGCTCCTGTGCGTTGCCATCTGGCCGTTCAGGAGCTGGGCGTCGGACTGGGTTGCGAGCGTGGATGAGCGCAGCGGCCTGCCGATGCTGACACGCGGTGGCAGCCCCGTCTTGGCATCGACATTCACCTTCTGGGGAAGCAACTGGGAGTGGTTGTATTTTGCGTCCCGGTTCAAGGCAAACGCCCCCCACAGTTACTCCCTGGAAGGCCAGAACAAAGACCTGGACTTCGACTTGACGGCGCAGATTCAAAAGGACGGCGAGCAAAAGCTGACCTGGAACTTTGCCCTCGATGCGCACAGCACGAAGTCGGGTGTAATGGGCGGAGGCATCGTCTTCAAGTTTGACCCGGCACTGTTCGCTGAAGAGATGGGCGAACCGGTGCTGCTCCCCGACAACAGCGGTTGGGCCTGGGGAAACGCACAAGGACGACGCATCGAGATGCGTTTTGAGCCGGCATTGGCGAGTGTCTATTTTGAACCCGGCGACCGATCCGAGGTGCGCGCTTTTTTCTACAAAAGCACGATCAGGCCCGGCCAGCAAAACATCAAAGCCACCCTGAGCGTCTCGGGTGATGTGACACTCGGCCCGACCCTGACCGAGCGCTTTGGCCTGACGGACCCGACACGTTGGCCGAACGACAACATCGACATAAAAACCTCACCGGTCGATCTGTCGTTTCTCAATGCTGACGAAAAACCTGCGGGCAAGCGCGGTTTCGTCAAAGCGTCCGGCGAGCAGCTGATGTTCGCCGACAACACCCCGGCGCGTTTCTGGGGCACCAACATCACGTCCTACGCGCTGTTCCAAACGTCCGACGATGCAATCAAGCAGCAAGCCAAACGCCTGTCGGCACTCGGTTTCAACCTCGTGCGACTGCACCACCATGACTCACCCTGGGTCAGCCCGAACATTTTTGGCGAGCGCGACCTCACGCATGACACTCAGCAACTCAGCGCGCAGTCGCTGAAAAAAATCGACTGGTGGATCAAGTGCCTGAAAGACGAAGGTATTTATGTCTGGCTCGACATGCACGTCGAGCGAGCCCTTATGCCGAAGGACAACATTTTTGCCTTCGATGAGCTGCCAAAAAATGAGCAGAACAACGCCAGCCTCAAGGGTTACGCGTATGTAAACATCACCATTCAGCAGGCCATGAAACGCTTCACCGAAGCCTACATGACCCATGTAAATCCCTTTACCGGCCTCGCCTACAAAGACGAGCCGGCAATCGCCGCCGTCCTGATCACCAACGAAAACGACGTCACTCAACACTTCGGCAATGCCCTGTTGCGAGACAAGGGAGTTCCCAAGCACTGGAAGCTCTACAAAAACCAGGCCGATGTCTTTGCCAGCCAGCACAATCTATCGCAAGGACTGACCTGGCGTTCGTGGGAGCATGGCCCCTCCAAACTGTTCCTTAACGATCTGGAACAGCGTTTCAACGTAGAGATGATTCAGCATCTGCGCGACCTCGGCGTGAAGGTGCCCATTGCCACCACCAGCAGTTGGGGAGGTGACGGCCTGAGCTCATTGCCGGCCTTGACCAGCGGTGATGTCATCGACGTTCACAGCTACGGCGGCGCGGGCCAGCTGGAGAAAAACCCGCTCACCTCCGACGGCATCATCGACTGGATCGCCGCCGGCCAGGTGACAGGCAAACCCCTGACCGTCACCGAGTGGAACAACGAACCATTCCCGACACCCGACCGCCACTCGTTGCCACTCTATGTCGCCGGCACCGCCAGCCACCAAGGCTGGGACGCGCTGATGCAATATGCCTACAGCCAGCAATCATTCGACGGCGACTGGGTAACGGCCGATAACTGGCACGCCTACAACGACCCCGCCATGCTGGCCACCCTGCCCGCCGCCGCCTTGCTCTATCGTCGCGGTGACGTCAGCGAAGCCAACACGACGTACGTCTTCGCACCGACGCCCGACACCCTGTTCAACAAACCCGTGTCGCCGGCCAATTCTGCACTGCTGCGCACGGCGATGGAGATAGGCAAGCTGCAAATCGCCATGCCACAAACGCCGGAACTGGCCTGGTTGCAGCCGGGCATTATCCCGAGCACTGCCAAGGTGTTTCATGACCCTGACCAGTCGTTGCTGGACGCCAATGCCAGCGAGTCCACGACGGATACGGGCGAGCTCAAGCGCAACTGGAAACAAGGCATCTACACCATCGATACGCCACGTACCCAGGCTGTCACCGGCTGGATCGGCGGCGAATCGATCAGCCTCGGGAACATCAAGGTGCAAGTGAAAACGGCGAATGCCAGTGTGGTGGTGCAGAGCCTGGACAACGCACCCGTCGCACAATCGAAGGATTTGCTGATTTCATTGGGCACCCGCGCCATCCCCAAGGAAGACGACAAAACACCATTTTATGTGGAGCCTCTGGAGGGCACGCTGAGCCTCCAGGCACCGCCTGGCCTGACGCTCTTTACTAACGGCACGCTCGCACAAATGAAGAAACTGCCCGCAACCTATGTGGATGGACGCTATACGATCAAGTTCGACGACCTGCAGGCGTCCAATTGGTTGTTTTTGAGAAAAAACGCCACTCGCTGA
- a CDS encoding serine O-acetyltransferase, which produces MFENIRADLRAYGGDWGAQGFWVMLVYRFGRWRYGVRPALLRKLLSFIYKVLFKLVQIMTGIELPCEVVVGRNFVIDHFGGIVISGYAQFGDDCRIRNGVVVGLKNVNEPIAPVIGNNVDIGTGAKVLGNIRIGNNVVIGANAVVLTDVPDDSVAVGVPATIKKRKSVETEEYS; this is translated from the coding sequence ATGTTCGAGAATATAAGGGCGGACTTGCGTGCCTATGGTGGTGATTGGGGCGCTCAGGGATTCTGGGTCATGCTGGTTTATCGCTTTGGGCGCTGGCGCTACGGTGTGCGCCCGGCACTGCTGCGTAAACTGCTCTCCTTTATCTATAAAGTGCTCTTCAAACTGGTGCAGATCATGACGGGCATCGAGTTGCCCTGTGAAGTCGTGGTCGGGCGCAACTTCGTCATCGATCATTTCGGCGGCATTGTGATCAGTGGCTATGCGCAGTTTGGCGATGATTGCCGGATCCGCAATGGCGTCGTCGTAGGCCTGAAGAATGTGAACGAGCCGATTGCCCCGGTGATTGGCAATAATGTGGATATCGGCACCGGGGCCAAGGTATTGGGCAATATCCGCATTGGTAACAATGTCGTGATCGGCGCCAACGCCGTGGTACTGACCGACGTACCCGACGACTCGGTGGCCGTGGGTGTGCCCGCGACCATCAAGAAAAGGAAGTCAGTAGAAACAGAGGAATACTCATGA
- a CDS encoding CpsD/CapB family tyrosine-protein kinase, translating into MTATGHSAGLNALSYVQTKVVPLRPDHLERNRIVAYNKNSNMGGAFDLLRTQVLKIMEENGWRTLAITSPTPEAGKTVLAINLAMSIAHHTTKTALLVDFDLRRPTVGACLGLPMDKSLNEYLADEAELQEVLVNPTLPRFVVLPTRKPIPLSTEVLSSPAVTHLISDLRERYNSRIVIFDLPPILSSDDVITVLPKFDCVLLVVANGMNSKKEIEESLHHLGSANLIGTVLNKAEPQNRSYY; encoded by the coding sequence ATGACCGCAACCGGGCACTCTGCAGGTCTGAATGCGCTCAGTTATGTGCAAACCAAAGTTGTGCCTTTGCGCCCGGATCATCTCGAGCGTAACCGCATTGTGGCGTACAACAAGAACTCGAACATGGGCGGGGCGTTCGATCTGCTACGCACGCAAGTTCTGAAAATCATGGAAGAAAACGGCTGGCGTACGCTTGCCATCACCTCGCCGACGCCGGAGGCAGGCAAGACGGTCCTGGCGATCAACCTGGCAATGAGCATCGCCCATCACACCACCAAGACTGCATTGCTGGTGGATTTTGACCTGCGCCGTCCGACAGTGGGTGCCTGCCTGGGTCTGCCGATGGATAAATCGCTCAATGAGTACCTGGCCGACGAAGCGGAACTGCAAGAGGTTCTGGTCAACCCGACCTTGCCGCGTTTTGTCGTCCTGCCGACCCGTAAGCCGATTCCTCTCTCCACCGAGGTGTTGTCATCGCCCGCAGTGACCCATTTGATCAGTGATCTGCGTGAACGCTACAACTCGCGTATCGTGATTTTCGACTTGCCGCCAATCCTCAGCTCGGACGATGTCATTACCGTCCTGCCGAAATTCGACTGCGTCCTGCTCGTGGTCGCCAACGGCATGAACAGCAAGAAAGAGATCGAGGAAAGCCTGCATCACCTGGGCTCAGCCAATCTGATTGGTACGGTGCTGAACAAAGCCGAGCCGCAAAACCGCTCTTACTACTAG
- the galE gene encoding UDP-glucose 4-epimerase GalE, giving the protein MKFLVIGGAGYIGSHMVKQLLRAGHELVVADNFSTGYRSALPGGKLVELDIADTQALDDVFAAEHFDAVFHFASFIQVGESVTEPAKYYRNNLAATLTLLQAMVRAKVKHLVFSSTAAVYGDPVYVPIDEEHPKAAINPYGRSKWMVEQILEDFDRAYGLKSVCLRYFNAAGADPEGQLGERHEPETHLLPLILQAASGRRESITVFGRDYDTPDGTCIRDYVHVVDLVAAHALAVDYLLAGGASTAFNLGNGQGFSVQEVIDTVRRVTGQDFCVSDAPRRAGDPPRLVADPRKANAILGWQTQFASLEEIVTHAWKWEQKHPWH; this is encoded by the coding sequence ATGAAGTTTTTGGTGATTGGCGGCGCAGGCTACATCGGCTCGCACATGGTGAAACAATTGCTGCGTGCGGGTCACGAGCTGGTGGTGGCAGACAATTTTTCCACCGGCTACCGCAGCGCCTTGCCGGGCGGAAAGCTGGTCGAACTGGACATCGCCGACACGCAAGCCCTGGACGATGTTTTTGCTGCTGAACATTTTGATGCGGTGTTCCACTTCGCTTCATTTATCCAGGTCGGCGAATCCGTCACCGAGCCAGCCAAGTATTACCGGAACAACCTCGCCGCTACGCTGACGCTGCTACAAGCCATGGTGCGCGCGAAGGTCAAACACTTGGTTTTTTCCTCGACCGCCGCCGTCTATGGTGACCCGGTATACGTGCCCATCGACGAAGAACATCCCAAGGCCGCCATCAACCCTTATGGCCGCAGCAAGTGGATGGTGGAGCAGATACTGGAAGACTTCGACCGCGCCTACGGTCTTAAATCGGTGTGCCTGCGCTACTTCAATGCCGCCGGCGCCGACCCTGAAGGACAGCTGGGTGAACGCCATGAACCGGAAACCCACCTGCTGCCACTGATCCTGCAAGCGGCCTCGGGCCGACGCGAATCCATCACCGTGTTTGGTCGGGATTACGACACGCCGGACGGCACCTGTATTCGCGACTACGTCCACGTGGTCGATCTCGTTGCCGCTCACGCACTCGCCGTGGATTATCTGCTGGCCGGTGGCGCAAGCACGGCGTTCAACCTCGGTAACGGCCAAGGGTTTTCAGTACAGGAAGTGATAGACACTGTGCGTCGCGTCACCGGCCAGGACTTCTGCGTCAGTGACGCGCCCCGCCGTGCCGGCGACCCGCCACGGCTGGTGGCCGACCCTCGAAAGGCCAACGCAATACTGGGCTGGCAAACTCAATTTGCCTCGCTTGAAGAGATCGTGACGCACGCCTGGAAGTGGGAGCAGAAGCACCCTTGGCACTGA
- a CDS encoding GMC oxidoreductase, which yields MIKDYQSQKELRDHYDFCIIGAGPAGITLALRLAGNGRHVLLIEGGGHEYSQPSQTLYDCPSTGLDVYAHETRLRFLGGTSNHWAGRCRPFEKSDFEMAPPVKLPGWPIAFSEIERYLPAAMAIVDLPTDSGFKAINASMDGNDFDADRFLLSPPTRFAQKYAKELQETEGLDVFINCNCVDLEFDARTGRIATIVVSDYEKHRERVKAKQFILATGAIENARQLMNSESLASAGIVSKDGFVGRCFMEHLNLELGTFILGEGQSTEPRQYFTTDAFVAHFQSGKGNVSAALLAEVKAYGRTAAIKGFLETLVCDVGMGHKIDFITNFNCPGDGVITTLIEQFPNLNSRVNLLEARDVLGMRKVNINWELVLEDRHTIKSIGLEVAKCFAETGLGFVKLHEYVYDVSVPLKVTPHAHHMGTTRMASAPESGVVDENCKVFGTENLYVAGSSVFPTAGASNPTMPLLQLTLRLADHLNHQEGPAGRYS from the coding sequence ATGATCAAAGATTACCAATCGCAGAAAGAACTCCGCGATCATTATGACTTCTGCATCATCGGGGCCGGGCCGGCGGGCATCACGCTGGCGTTGCGCCTGGCCGGGAATGGTCGGCACGTGTTGCTGATCGAGGGCGGGGGGCACGAGTATTCGCAGCCCTCGCAAACCCTTTATGACTGCCCCTCGACAGGCCTGGATGTCTACGCACATGAAACACGCCTGCGCTTTCTCGGCGGCACGTCCAACCACTGGGCGGGGCGTTGCCGTCCCTTCGAGAAGTCAGACTTCGAAATGGCTCCTCCGGTCAAACTGCCCGGCTGGCCCATCGCGTTTTCCGAGATCGAGCGTTATCTGCCAGCGGCCATGGCTATTGTGGATCTTCCGACGGATTCCGGATTCAAGGCCATTAATGCGTCCATGGATGGCAACGACTTTGACGCGGATCGTTTCCTGCTGAGCCCGCCGACACGATTTGCACAAAAATACGCCAAGGAACTTCAAGAGACCGAGGGGCTTGATGTCTTCATCAATTGCAACTGTGTCGATCTTGAGTTCGATGCCAGGACCGGCCGCATAGCCACCATCGTTGTGTCCGATTACGAGAAGCACCGGGAGCGAGTGAAGGCAAAGCAATTCATTCTGGCGACGGGCGCCATCGAGAATGCCCGGCAGCTGATGAACAGCGAGTCCCTGGCATCCGCCGGCATTGTCAGCAAGGACGGTTTCGTCGGCAGATGTTTCATGGAACACCTGAACCTCGAGCTGGGCACCTTCATTCTGGGGGAGGGGCAGAGTACCGAGCCTCGGCAGTATTTCACCACCGATGCGTTTGTCGCGCACTTTCAGTCAGGTAAAGGGAACGTTTCTGCTGCGTTGCTGGCGGAGGTCAAAGCCTATGGGCGAACAGCGGCCATCAAGGGTTTTCTGGAGACCCTCGTCTGCGACGTCGGAATGGGGCACAAGATCGATTTCATTACGAATTTCAATTGCCCTGGCGACGGGGTGATTACCACCCTCATCGAACAATTTCCCAACCTTAACAGCCGCGTCAATTTGCTCGAGGCGCGAGATGTCTTGGGGATGCGCAAGGTCAACATCAACTGGGAGCTGGTCCTCGAAGACAGGCATACCATCAAATCGATAGGGCTGGAGGTGGCGAAGTGTTTTGCCGAAACGGGGTTGGGCTTCGTCAAGCTGCATGAGTACGTGTATGACGTCTCTGTGCCACTGAAAGTGACGCCCCATGCTCATCATATGGGGACTACACGGATGGCCTCGGCGCCTGAGTCCGGTGTGGTCGACGAGAACTGCAAAGTGTTCGGCACCGAGAATCTTTACGTGGCGGGCAGCAGTGTCTTTCCTACAGCCGGTGCGAGCAATCCGACCATGCCGCTTTTACAGCTTACCCTGAGGCTGGCAGATCATCTCAATCATCAAGAGGGCCCGGCGGGCAGATATTCCTGA
- a CDS encoding glycosyltransferase family 2 protein encodes MINTPLDVLVVNYNTAKLLQPMFDALRQSNSADLTRYLMVDNASADNSLECLASICPEALLLANDKNVGFGRANNQLVEHLQGKYALLLNTDAFVAADTLNKTLEYMEAHPDCGVLGVRLVGREGDLQPSCRYFPTPLNVFLSRAGLERFFPVVKRVDDMEWDHDSVRECDWVPGCYYLIRREVIDQVGLFDPRYFLYYEEVDHCKRVKQAGWKVVFYPHTTVVHIGGESAKTVVELNAVSRQIPRMQIESELLYFRKHHGLLGLGWHMFLVCLGDLILALKALLKGRGRAAIAACWQHTRATWALLRETRLATQPTR; translated from the coding sequence ATGATCAATACGCCCCTTGATGTGCTGGTCGTCAACTACAACACAGCGAAGCTGTTGCAGCCGATGTTTGATGCATTGCGCCAGTCAAACAGTGCGGATCTGACGCGCTACTTGATGGTGGACAATGCCTCTGCCGACAATTCGCTGGAGTGTCTGGCCTCCATTTGCCCGGAGGCGTTGCTGCTGGCCAATGACAAAAATGTGGGCTTTGGCCGTGCCAACAATCAGTTGGTTGAACACTTGCAAGGCAAGTACGCGTTACTCCTCAATACCGACGCTTTTGTTGCCGCCGACACCCTGAACAAAACCCTCGAATACATGGAGGCTCATCCTGATTGCGGCGTGCTTGGCGTTCGGCTGGTCGGACGCGAAGGCGACTTGCAACCCTCCTGCCGCTATTTCCCCACACCGTTGAATGTCTTCCTTTCCCGTGCAGGGCTTGAGCGCTTTTTCCCGGTGGTGAAGCGGGTCGACGACATGGAATGGGATCACGACTCGGTCCGTGAATGCGACTGGGTGCCCGGCTGCTATTACCTGATTCGCCGGGAAGTCATCGACCAGGTGGGCCTGTTCGACCCGCGCTACTTCCTTTACTACGAGGAAGTTGACCACTGCAAACGCGTCAAACAGGCCGGTTGGAAGGTGGTTTTTTACCCGCATACCACGGTGGTGCATATCGGTGGTGAAAGCGCCAAAACAGTGGTTGAACTCAACGCGGTCAGTCGGCAAATACCCAGGATGCAAATCGAAAGCGAGCTGTTGTACTTCCGCAAGCACCACGGCCTGCTGGGGTTGGGCTGGCATATGTTCCTGGTTTGCCTGGGGGATCTGATTCTGGCGCTCAAGGCGCTGCTCAAAGGTCGTGGCCGAGCCGCCATCGCGGCGTGCTGGCAGCATACGCGTGCCACTTGGGCGCTGCTGCGTGAAACCCGACTCGCTACCCAACCCACACGGTAG
- a CDS encoding O-antigen ligase family protein, protein MPEHLRALTVILVLAGIVFTLSRRAAADLIPYSDFTRRRNLWFVLTLLVFVSHSFWVYAAVAAVIMTVAGKRERNPIALFFFLLFLVPPASAQIPGLGVINYFFDLNHIRLLSLCVLLPAFFVLRQRADTLAFGRTWPDKLLAANILLASLLLLRETTPTDTLRQVLYMFIEVFLPYYVASRALKNLSDFKDALLAFVLASMVLSIIGLFEFARSWLLYSALIDALGMQWEMSGYLNRGGSLRASATTGQAIALGFVISTAIGFYMYLQENVRSKFQRRLGALLLAGGLFAPLSRGPWIGAAVMIATFIATGRSAFKRLILLALVGVLALSLLAVVPGGQKVLDLLPFLGTIEVENITYRQRLIDNAMIVIQRNPLFGAFDFRNTPEMQSMIQGQGIIDIVNTYINVALQVGLIGLTLFVAFFATVLFGLRKAMRSFSDKDDETRRLGRALFATLAGILVTIVTVSSITVIPVVYWSVAGLGVAYVQMVRKLRQTSPATAVSAHPQLR, encoded by the coding sequence ATGCCTGAGCACTTACGCGCGTTAACCGTCATTCTGGTTCTGGCCGGCATCGTTTTTACCCTTTCACGCCGGGCTGCAGCGGACCTTATCCCCTACAGCGACTTCACGCGTCGCCGCAATCTGTGGTTCGTGTTGACGCTCCTGGTCTTCGTCTCGCACAGCTTCTGGGTGTATGCAGCCGTTGCCGCCGTCATCATGACCGTCGCGGGAAAACGCGAGCGCAACCCCATCGCGCTGTTCTTCTTTCTGCTGTTTCTGGTCCCGCCGGCCTCGGCGCAGATTCCAGGCTTGGGCGTGATCAACTACTTTTTCGATCTCAACCATATTCGCCTGCTGTCCTTGTGCGTTTTGCTGCCGGCGTTTTTTGTGCTGCGCCAGCGTGCAGACACGCTGGCATTCGGGCGGACCTGGCCTGACAAACTGTTGGCCGCCAACATCCTGCTGGCGAGCCTGCTGTTGCTGCGCGAAACCACGCCCACCGACACCTTGCGCCAAGTGCTCTACATGTTCATCGAAGTTTTTCTGCCGTACTACGTGGCCAGCCGGGCACTGAAAAACCTCAGCGACTTCAAGGACGCACTGTTGGCCTTTGTCCTCGCCTCCATGGTGTTGTCGATTATTGGCCTATTCGAATTTGCCCGCAGCTGGCTGCTGTACAGCGCGTTGATCGATGCCTTGGGCATGCAATGGGAAATGTCCGGATACCTGAACCGTGGCGGTTCATTGCGCGCCAGCGCCACGACCGGCCAGGCGATTGCGCTGGGCTTCGTGATCAGCACAGCCATCGGCTTTTATATGTATCTGCAGGAAAACGTGCGCAGCAAGTTCCAGCGCCGCCTCGGCGCACTGCTGCTGGCCGGCGGGTTGTTTGCACCGCTGTCGCGCGGCCCGTGGATCGGGGCCGCCGTCATGATCGCAACCTTCATCGCCACCGGCCGCAGCGCTTTCAAACGCCTGATTCTGCTGGCGTTGGTCGGCGTGCTCGCCCTGTCCTTGCTGGCGGTCGTGCCTGGCGGGCAAAAAGTGCTGGACCTGCTACCGTTCTTAGGCACGATCGAAGTAGAGAACATCACGTACCGGCAACGCTTGATCGATAACGCAATGATCGTGATCCAGCGCAACCCCTTGTTCGGCGCTTTCGACTTCCGCAACACGCCGGAAATGCAGTCCATGATTCAGGGCCAGGGCATCATCGATATCGTGAACACCTACATCAACGTGGCGCTGCAGGTCGGGTTGATCGGGCTGACACTGTTCGTGGCTTTTTTCGCCACGGTGCTCTTCGGTCTGCGCAAGGCAATGCGTTCTTTCTCCGACAAGGACGATGAGACGCGCCGACTGGGGCGTGCACTCTTCGCGACCCTGGCGGGCATATTGGTGACCATCGTTACCGTCAGCAGCATCACGGTAATCCCCGTGGTGTATTGGTCGGTGGCCGGGCTGGGCGTTGCCTATGTCCAGATGGTTCGCAAGCTCAGGCAAACCTCACCTGCAACCGCTGTAAGTGCCCATCCTCAACTTCGGTAA
- a CDS encoding oligosaccharide flippase family protein → MPSVDISPSLSLRKRAIFAGAWNLGALVTSQAVRLGGNLIMARLLMPEMFGIMIIATTVSVVIHLLSDVGLRQNIIQSPRGDDPVFLNTVWTVQIVRGFILFASTLLIAGLAWFAQVINLWSPGSTYAAPELPLVLAITGLSALIYGFQSTKVDVAVRAFQQKKVVLAEFASQISGLLVMLVIGYFTRSIWSLVGAGLVSALVSLLLGHFWFKGPHNHLQWDRSALQELVVFGRWILLSSAVGVLAMNGDRIWFGGSMSAAELGVYSIAVLILGAITLGAQRLVGAVALPAFSEAARSNDTVRLRALYDRFRLIIDIALLFICGLLWVISPLIIHWLYDERYAEAGNMMAVLSLSFFILRYGVAHQAWLALGLTKYQAMDNIIRAISLWVLLPLLLAVGGVKYAIWGVALHTFPTLVLIVYVNRRVGLFNLKRELAVLPMVLVGVGFGELVLGLANWL, encoded by the coding sequence ATGCCTTCAGTTGATATATCGCCATCGTTGAGCCTGCGCAAGCGAGCGATATTCGCCGGAGCATGGAATCTCGGAGCACTTGTCACCTCTCAAGCCGTGCGCCTGGGCGGCAACCTGATCATGGCTCGCCTGCTGATGCCGGAGATGTTCGGCATCATGATTATCGCTACCACCGTTTCGGTCGTTATCCATTTGCTTTCCGATGTGGGCTTGCGCCAGAACATCATCCAGAGCCCGCGTGGTGACGATCCGGTATTTCTCAATACCGTCTGGACCGTGCAGATCGTGCGCGGTTTTATCCTTTTTGCCTCGACGCTTCTGATTGCAGGCCTGGCCTGGTTTGCGCAGGTCATCAATCTGTGGTCGCCTGGATCCACCTATGCCGCACCGGAGTTGCCGCTGGTGTTGGCCATTACTGGCTTGTCCGCGCTCATCTATGGTTTTCAGTCGACAAAGGTCGACGTGGCCGTTCGTGCATTCCAGCAAAAGAAAGTCGTGCTCGCCGAGTTTGCGTCCCAGATTTCCGGCCTGCTGGTGATGCTGGTTATTGGCTACTTCACCCGGTCTATCTGGTCGCTGGTGGGGGCGGGTCTGGTTTCCGCCCTGGTCAGTCTGCTTCTGGGGCATTTCTGGTTCAAGGGCCCGCATAACCATCTGCAGTGGGATCGCAGTGCGCTCCAGGAGCTGGTCGTCTTCGGGCGCTGGATATTGTTGTCGTCGGCAGTGGGCGTATTGGCCATGAATGGCGATCGCATCTGGTTCGGCGGCAGCATGTCGGCCGCCGAACTGGGTGTTTATTCCATTGCCGTGCTGATTCTGGGGGCTATTACTCTCGGCGCGCAGAGGCTGGTTGGCGCCGTGGCGTTGCCAGCTTTCAGCGAGGCGGCAAGAAGCAATGACACCGTACGGCTGCGCGCTTTGTATGACCGCTTCAGACTGATTATCGACATCGCCTTGCTGTTTATTTGCGGGCTGTTGTGGGTCATCAGCCCTCTCATCATTCACTGGTTATATGATGAGCGTTATGCCGAGGCCGGCAACATGATGGCCGTGCTCTCACTGTCTTTCTTCATCTTGCGCTATGGCGTGGCGCATCAAGCCTGGCTTGCCTTGGGGCTCACGAAGTACCAGGCCATGGATAACATTATTCGCGCCATCTCGTTATGGGTGTTACTGCCGCTGCTGCTGGCCGTTGGCGGCGTGAAATATGCAATTTGGGGTGTCGCGCTGCATACGTTTCCTACACTTGTGCTAATTGTTTATGTGAACCGTCGTGTGGGGCTGTTCAATCTCAAACGAGAGCTGGCTGTACTGCCAATGGTGCTGGTAGGCGTCGGGTTTGGGGAGTTAGTGTTGGGCCTTGCCAATTGGCTTTGA